CCGCGCTCGACGCGGCAGATCGTGCCGCGTTTCTCCAAGATTTAGGATTGGCAGAACCGGGACTGCACCGTTTGGCACGCGCCGGGTATCGCTTACTGCATTTGCAGACGTTCTTTACCGCAGGTGAAAAAGAGGTTCGCGCGTGGACCGTTGCGGCCGGAGCCACGGCGCCGCAGGCCGCAGGCGTGATCCACAGCGACTTCGAACGCGGCTTCATTCGGGCTGAAGTCTATCGCTACGACGACTTGATCCGCTGCGGTTCGGAGGCCGCCGTGCGCGCTGCGGGCTTGTTGCGTGTGGAAGGCAAAGAATATCGGTTGCAAGATGGCGACATCCTGTTCTTTCGGTTCAATGTATGAAGACGTCCGTCCATGATTACACGTTGCCGGAACTCCGCCAAGTAGTGGTGGCGGAGTTGGCGCTGCCGCCCTACGTCGCGTCGCAACTCTATGAATGGTTGTATCGCCACGGCTCCACCGCGTTTGACACCATGACGAATTTGGCGAAACCGGTCCGCGCGGCGTTGGCGGAACGTTTCAGCTGTGCACTTCCGGAAGTGGCCGCGGAGCATGCGTCCGCGGACGGCACGACGAAATATCTGTTTCGTTTGCACGACGGCAAAACGATCGAGAGCGTCTGGATCCCGGCGGTGCGCCGGGATCATACGCCGCGCAATACACTCTGCATCTCCACCCAAGCCGGCTGTGCGATGGGCTGCACGTTTTGTCATACCGCCACGATGGGATTGCAACGCCATCTGACGCAGGGCGAAATTCTCGGACAAATTTTGGCCGTGCAGCAGCGGCTGCCGCTCGCGACGCGGCTCACGAACATTGTCATGATGGGGATGGGCGAGCCGCTGCATAATTACGAGAGCGTCGTGAACGCCATCCGGATCATGATCGACGACCGTGGCTTGGCGTTCGGCAAACGCCGCGTGACGCTCTCCACCGTGGGATTAGCGCCCGCGATCCGGCGTTTAGGCGAAGAGCGACTCGGCGTGAAGCTCGCGCTTTCGTTGCACGCCACGACCGACGAACTCCGCAACCAACTAATCCCGATGGGCCGCAAATACGCGTTGGCGGAGATCTTGGCGGCCTGTCACGATTTTTGTCGCGCCGGCGCGAAAGGGACACGAGTCACCTTCGAATATTTGTTGTTGCGCGACGTGAACGACAGCCACGCCGATGCGGAACGGCTGGTGCGGATCGTGTCGCAGCTGCCGTCGAAGGTGAACTTGATTCCATGGAATCCATTTCCCGGCGCGCGTTGGGACCGGCCCGACGACGCGCGGATCGAGGCCTTCGCGCAGTGGTTGCGCGCCAAACACGTACAAGTGAACACCCGCATCAGCCGCGGTCAAGACATCTTGGCCGCGTGTGGGCAGCTAGCCACCGCAAAAGGGGGAGTATGACACCATATATCGGCATCATCGGAGGCAGCGGGTTGTACCAAATGGAAGGACTGACGATCCGTGAAGAACGGACGATCGAGACGCCGTATGGTCCGCCGAGCGATGCGTTTCGGCTCGGCGAGCTCGGCGGCGTCCCCGTCGCGTTTCTGGCGCGGCACGGCCGACACCATGCTATCAGTCCGAGTGAAATTAATTTCCGCGCGAATATGTGGGCGCTCAAATCTCTCGGCGTGGAGCAAATCGTCTCGGTGTCGGCGGTCGGCAGCATGAAAGAAGCGATTCAGCCGGGCCATTTAGTATTGATTGATCAATTCATCGATCGCACGCAGTCGCGCCCGTCGACTTTTTTCCACGACGGGATTGTCGGCCATGTCAGTTTTGCCGATCCGATTTGCGGCACCTTGGCTGCGCGTTTGGCCGACGCCGCAACGTCCGTTCCGACGACCGTCCATCGTGGCGGCACGTATGTCTGCATCGAAGGGCCGATGTTTTCCTCGCGCGCCGAATCGCGACTCTATCGCAGCTGGAACGTCGACGTGATCGGGATGACGAATTACCAAGAGGCAAAACTGGCGCGCGAAGCGGAAATTTGTTTCGCGACGATCGCGTTGGCCACTGATTACGATTGTTGGCACCAAAGCGAGGCCGATGTCGACGCCGCATCGGTCGTGGCCGTGATCCAACAAAACGTCCGCCATGCGCAACACCTGATCCGCGCGGCGTTGCCATCGCTGCCACGCAAGCGCGACTGCGCCTGCGCTGCCGCGTTGCGCCACGCGTTCATGCGGCCGCTCAGCGAGGCCACGCCGGCCGCGCATGCCCGACTGCGCCCCATTCTGCAACCGTATGTCGCGGGCTGAACCCCAGCGCACGCAAGCGATCATCCTGCGAACCCGGGCGTTGGGTGAGGCGGATCGCATCGTGACGTTCTTGAGCGAGACGCATGGCAAGTGTGCCGGCGTCGCGCCGTCCGCACGCCGGTCGCAACGCC
This is a stretch of genomic DNA from Deltaproteobacteria bacterium. It encodes these proteins:
- the rlmN gene encoding 23S rRNA (adenine(2503)-C(2))-methyltransferase RlmN, with the protein product MKTSVHDYTLPELRQVVVAELALPPYVASQLYEWLYRHGSTAFDTMTNLAKPVRAALAERFSCALPEVAAEHASADGTTKYLFRLHDGKTIESVWIPAVRRDHTPRNTLCISTQAGCAMGCTFCHTATMGLQRHLTQGEILGQILAVQQRLPLATRLTNIVMMGMGEPLHNYESVVNAIRIMIDDRGLAFGKRRVTLSTVGLAPAIRRLGEERLGVKLALSLHATTDELRNQLIPMGRKYALAEILAACHDFCRAGAKGTRVTFEYLLLRDVNDSHADAERLVRIVSQLPSKVNLIPWNPFPGARWDRPDDARIEAFAQWLRAKHVQVNTRISRGQDILAACGQLATAKGGV
- the mtnP gene encoding S-methyl-5'-thioadenosine phosphorylase; amino-acid sequence: MTPYIGIIGGSGLYQMEGLTIREERTIETPYGPPSDAFRLGELGGVPVAFLARHGRHHAISPSEINFRANMWALKSLGVEQIVSVSAVGSMKEAIQPGHLVLIDQFIDRTQSRPSTFFHDGIVGHVSFADPICGTLAARLADAATSVPTTVHRGGTYVCIEGPMFSSRAESRLYRSWNVDVIGMTNYQEAKLAREAEICFATIALATDYDCWHQSEADVDAASVVAVIQQNVRHAQHLIRAALPSLPRKRDCACAAALRHAFMRPLSEATPAAHARLRPILQPYVAG